In Syntrophales bacterium, a single window of DNA contains:
- a CDS encoding flagellar basal body L-ring protein FlgH — translation MRFLPGRRTTGCLLACVLFGMTLTGCSLITKPDAILSEPIPTPVHRATPPPVPAEPGSIWPGANSYNMLFTDKKAGYVNDIVTIIVEESAAGVNKGTINTSRDGKTEMGVSALLGIESSILQRNANMGEAISVGGTSSNTMKGTGDTSRGGTLQARITARVIKVFENGNLYIEGRRMLTVNAEDQYLVLSGIIRPEDITSDNTISSRYIADAKIVYTGRGVVDEKMRPGWLSRALDYVWPF, via the coding sequence ATGCGGTTTCTTCCGGGACGCCGGACGACGGGATGCCTGCTGGCCTGCGTTCTGTTCGGCATGACGCTGACGGGCTGTTCGCTCATCACCAAGCCGGACGCGATCCTGTCGGAACCCATTCCGACGCCGGTTCACAGGGCGACGCCGCCCCCGGTGCCGGCCGAGCCCGGGTCGATCTGGCCCGGTGCCAACAGCTACAACATGCTTTTCACGGACAAAAAGGCCGGTTACGTGAATGACATCGTGACCATCATCGTGGAAGAATCCGCCGCCGGTGTCAACAAGGGGACGATCAACACCTCCCGGGACGGCAAGACGGAGATGGGCGTCAGCGCCCTCCTGGGGATCGAGTCCTCCATTCTCCAGCGGAATGCGAACATGGGGGAAGCCATCTCCGTCGGCGGAACGAGCTCCAACACGATGAAGGGAACCGGGGACACGAGCCGCGGGGGGACCCTCCAGGCGCGGATTACGGCCCGCGTCATCAAGGTCTTCGAAAACGGCAACCTTTACATTGAAGGGAGAAGGATGCTGACGGTCAACGCGGAGGACCAGTACCTGGTGCTGAGCGGTATCATCCGGCCCGAGGACATCACGTCGGACAACACCATCTCCTCAAGATACATCGCCGATGCGAAGATCGTCTACACGGGACGCGGCGTCGTGGACGAGAAGATGCGTCCCGGCTGGCTGAGCCGGGCCCTGGATTACGTCTGGCCCTTCTGA
- a CDS encoding HAMP domain-containing sensor histidine kinase, which yields MESRKETSHTADWQRMIVHDMKSPLMMVVANLDLLSRCRLRAREEDLLRSALEGCRDLQRMIQGYLRISRLGESGPPLELSVVRVGSFFRRLERMWVALCRNRDIRLEFDLDEAPSTLVADEPLLERVLSNLMLNAVAQVERGGRIGVRVWTASTGRIRISVIDDGAGMPGALKAALVRCLPGETSGGPVNESGTGRSEPGIGLAFCRLACELHGGKIWAEGGPLRGTVVHVELPADLVPSGSGLLDGPEVSRKRDGDGDARA from the coding sequence ATGGAATCCAGGAAGGAAACATCCCATACCGCCGATTGGCAGCGCATGATCGTTCATGATATGAAAAGTCCGTTGATGATGGTCGTGGCGAACCTGGATCTGCTTTCCCGATGCCGCCTGCGCGCCCGGGAAGAGGATCTCCTCCGGAGCGCCCTCGAGGGATGCCGGGATCTCCAGCGCATGATCCAGGGGTACCTGCGAATCTCGCGCCTGGGGGAGAGCGGGCCCCCCCTCGAGTTGTCCGTCGTCCGCGTCGGCTCCTTCTTCCGCCGGCTGGAAAGAATGTGGGTGGCCCTGTGCCGGAACAGGGACATCCGCCTCGAGTTCGACCTCGATGAGGCCCCGTCGACGCTGGTCGCAGACGAGCCCCTGTTGGAGAGGGTTCTTTCCAACCTGATGCTGAACGCCGTCGCCCAGGTCGAGCGGGGCGGTCGTATCGGTGTCCGCGTATGGACCGCCTCGACGGGCCGGATCCGCATTTCCGTGATTGACGACGGGGCGGGGATGCCCGGGGCTCTCAAGGCGGCCCTGGTTCGTTGCCTTCCGGGTGAGACGTCCGGCGGTCCTGTGAACGAATCCGGGACCGGGAGGAGCGAGCCCGGGATCGGGCTGGCCTTCTGCCGTCTGGCCTGTGAGCTTCACGGAGGAAAGATCTGGGCGGAAGGGGGGCCGTTACGGGGGACCGTTGTCCACGTGGAACTGCCGGCGGACCTGGTTCCTTCCGGAAGCGGTTTGCTGGATGGACCGGAAGTGTCCAGAAAGAGGGATGGCGATGGAGATGCAAGAGCTTGA
- a CDS encoding tetratricopeptide repeat protein, with product MGSQGTAMTDAPDRGLTFLVVDDQYDARKSIRKMLLSLGHTSVLEGKDGVEAWQRLQSEPVDVAIVDLFMPGLSGIDLLRRVRKDERFRSLPFIMVTGDLAEEIVAEAAETDVDAYIIKPFAVQTLEEKINAVLGRRTNPSPLDGHLQLAQALIGEGEFNRALGELKTAMAMQPDNPRVFQTLGEMYVCRGMLEDAEKAFRKAILCEPRFTRAYDSLADVFARRGDREQEIAVMRKATAISPKNANRQLNLGKALLENDAVEEARKAFAQAVRVAPADPSVRREIGETLLARNLNSEAEGIFRSLLQEDPSDVHLYNRLGIAFRKQGRFREAIDLYRKALCLDPEDDHLHYNLARVLMEDGREGEARVHVLKALELYPDFMEAKDLLDCLEQGHAGEPPERVIDAPADRAGG from the coding sequence ATGGGTTCGCAGGGAACGGCCATGACCGACGCCCCGGACCGGGGCCTGACCTTCCTGGTGGTGGACGACCAGTATGACGCCCGGAAAAGCATCCGGAAGATGCTTCTTTCCCTCGGACACACCAGCGTGCTGGAGGGCAAGGACGGTGTCGAGGCCTGGCAGCGCCTCCAGTCCGAGCCCGTGGACGTCGCGATCGTGGACCTGTTCATGCCGGGGCTCAGCGGAATCGACCTCCTCCGGCGCGTCCGGAAAGACGAGCGGTTCCGAAGCCTGCCGTTCATCATGGTGACGGGAGATCTGGCGGAAGAGATCGTGGCGGAGGCCGCGGAGACGGATGTGGACGCCTACATCATCAAGCCGTTCGCCGTCCAGACGCTGGAGGAGAAAATCAACGCGGTGCTGGGGAGGCGGACGAATCCGTCCCCGCTGGATGGGCACCTCCAGCTTGCCCAGGCTCTAATCGGGGAAGGGGAATTCAACCGCGCCCTGGGAGAGCTGAAGACGGCCATGGCCATGCAGCCGGACAATCCCCGGGTTTTTCAGACGCTGGGGGAGATGTACGTCTGCCGCGGCATGCTGGAGGACGCGGAGAAGGCCTTCCGGAAGGCGATCCTGTGCGAGCCCCGATTCACCCGGGCCTATGACAGCCTGGCGGACGTATTCGCCCGCAGGGGGGACCGGGAGCAGGAGATCGCCGTCATGCGGAAGGCAACGGCCATCAGTCCGAAGAATGCGAACCGGCAGCTGAATCTCGGCAAGGCCCTCCTGGAGAACGACGCCGTCGAGGAGGCCAGGAAAGCCTTTGCGCAGGCCGTCCGGGTGGCGCCGGCGGATCCGTCCGTCCGCAGGGAGATCGGCGAGACCCTGCTGGCCCGGAACCTGAACAGCGAGGCCGAAGGCATCTTTCGTTCCCTCCTGCAGGAGGACCCGTCGGACGTCCACCTGTACAATCGCCTGGGCATTGCCTTCCGGAAGCAGGGCCGTTTCCGGGAGGCCATCGACCTGTATCGAAAGGCGCTCTGTCTGGATCCCGAGGACGACCATCTCCATTACAACTTGGCCAGGGTCCTGATGGAGGACGGACGCGAGGGCGAGGCGAGGGTGCATGTTCTGAAAGCCCTCGAACTGTATCCGGATTTCATGGAAGCGAAAGACCTGCTGGACTGTCTCGAACAGGGACATGCCGGGGAGCCGCCGGAGCGGGTGATCGACGCCCCGGCCGACCGGGCTGGCGGATAA
- a CDS encoding rod-binding protein has product MDKTAGVPIRPAGNAAAKSGTAATDAAAAARDKKLRKACADFEAVMAYQMLKTMRNTVPALSPLSRFPGKDTYDMMMDQKVAEELSRRGSGLGIQDLLYRQLKGRFSP; this is encoded by the coding sequence ATGGACAAGACAGCGGGTGTACCCATCCGGCCCGCCGGAAATGCGGCGGCGAAATCCGGCACCGCGGCGACGGATGCGGCGGCGGCCGCGCGCGACAAGAAGCTGCGCAAGGCCTGTGCGGATTTTGAGGCCGTCATGGCGTACCAGATGCTCAAAACCATGCGCAACACCGTTCCCGCGCTGAGTCCACTCAGCAGGTTCCCGGGAAAAGACACCTATGATATGATGATGGACCAGAAGGTGGCCGAGGAACTCTCCCGCCGGGGAAGCGGACTTGGAATCCAGGATCTCCTCTACCGGCAGCTCAAGGGAAGATTCTCTCCCTGA
- a CDS encoding flagellar basal body P-ring protein FlgI — protein sequence MLDRRRTWKWVGALVLLVLLVAPAAASAARLKDIAAIGGVRENQLFGYGLVVGLMGTGDDVKNGFTRDTIANLLSRQGLAMRDKSSTLKAKNVAAVMVTANLPRFAKVGSRMDVTVSSMGDATSLQGGTLLMTPLKGADGEVYGVAQGAVAIGGFSASGAGASAVKNQTNVGIITNGASVEKEVRFDFAHSKMMTVNLYQPDFTTVSRVAAALNKAVGGIDARLKDASTVVISVPASFSGNVVALATAIENIEVNVDMPAVVVLNEKTGTVVMGENVRISTVAVAHGNLSIQIKETPVISQPLPFAPQPGQGTRPIVNPRDGTIVAPGGQTVVAKDTTIGVTEEKNQLMLLPKAVTIQEMVQALNAIGVTPRDLITILQAIKAAGALQAELKLI from the coding sequence ATGCTGGATCGTAGGAGAACATGGAAATGGGTCGGGGCTCTCGTCCTGCTGGTGCTTCTTGTTGCACCGGCGGCGGCATCGGCCGCCCGCCTCAAGGACATCGCGGCGATCGGCGGTGTGAGGGAGAACCAGCTCTTTGGGTACGGGCTGGTGGTCGGCCTCATGGGAACGGGAGACGACGTGAAGAACGGCTTCACCCGCGACACCATCGCCAACCTGCTGAGCCGCCAGGGGCTGGCCATGCGGGACAAGTCGTCCACCCTGAAGGCCAAGAATGTCGCCGCCGTCATGGTGACGGCCAATCTGCCCCGGTTCGCCAAGGTGGGAAGCCGGATGGACGTGACGGTCTCCTCGATGGGCGACGCCACCAGCCTGCAGGGCGGGACCCTGCTGATGACCCCCCTGAAGGGGGCCGACGGCGAGGTGTACGGCGTGGCCCAGGGGGCTGTGGCCATCGGCGGATTCAGCGCGTCGGGGGCGGGCGCCTCCGCCGTGAAGAACCAGACGAACGTGGGAATCATCACGAACGGCGCTTCTGTGGAGAAAGAGGTCCGCTTCGATTTCGCGCACTCGAAAATGATGACCGTGAACCTGTACCAGCCCGATTTCACGACGGTCAGCCGTGTCGCGGCGGCCCTGAACAAGGCCGTCGGAGGGATCGACGCGAGGCTCAAGGATGCCTCCACCGTCGTGATCAGCGTTCCGGCGTCGTTCAGCGGCAACGTCGTGGCGCTGGCCACGGCCATCGAGAACATCGAGGTGAACGTCGATATGCCGGCGGTAGTGGTCCTGAACGAGAAGACCGGTACCGTCGTCATGGGTGAAAACGTGCGGATCTCCACGGTGGCGGTGGCCCACGGCAACCTGAGTATCCAGATCAAGGAAACCCCGGTCATCTCGCAGCCGCTCCCGTTCGCGCCGCAGCCCGGGCAGGGAACCCGGCCGATCGTGAACCCGAGGGACGGGACAATCGTTGCACCGGGCGGGCAGACCGTCGTGGCGAAGGACACAACGATCGGCGTGACCGAGGAGAAGAACCAGCTGATGCTGCTGCCGAAGGCCGTCACCATCCAGGAGATGGTCCAGGCCCTCAACGCCATCGGCGTCACGCCGCGGGACCTGATCACCATTCTCCAGGCCATCAAGGCGGCCGGGGCGCTCCAGGCGGAGTTGAAGCTCATCTGA
- the flgA gene encoding flagellar basal body P-ring formation chaperone FlgA: protein MNRAMRFSMVFVAAIAVLLCSSPLLAAGKTVKIGAAQIQDDVQRAAASQSAWPRGTVRIIFTSPVQEMEAKGEKISREVIPVRGNPFLGHGQYAVRIYDNGVFLAEQRVSVLVEVQRDVVLSTRSLGRNTRLDGGDIQVVKRWVRRIPAQAVTDTESVVGKMLRVNVAPNTELTHSMLREFPVVRKGAPVRIIYESGPLSIATLGVSEEDGQDGSMVRVRNTSSRKILHARVVGDATVQLVF, encoded by the coding sequence ATGAACCGTGCAATGCGATTTTCCATGGTCTTCGTCGCGGCGATTGCTGTTCTTCTGTGCTCGTCTCCTCTTCTGGCGGCCGGAAAGACGGTCAAGATCGGGGCGGCACAGATCCAGGACGACGTCCAGCGGGCCGCGGCAAGCCAGAGTGCCTGGCCCCGGGGGACGGTTCGCATCATCTTTACCAGTCCCGTCCAGGAGATGGAGGCAAAGGGGGAAAAAATTTCCCGGGAAGTCATTCCCGTACGGGGAAATCCCTTCCTCGGCCATGGGCAGTATGCCGTCCGGATCTATGACAACGGTGTTTTCCTGGCGGAGCAGAGGGTCTCGGTCCTGGTCGAGGTCCAGCGGGACGTCGTCCTGAGCACCCGTTCGCTCGGCCGCAACACCCGGCTCGACGGCGGGGACATCCAGGTGGTGAAGCGATGGGTCCGGCGCATCCCGGCCCAGGCGGTAACGGACACCGAGAGTGTCGTCGGCAAGATGCTCCGGGTCAATGTGGCTCCGAACACGGAACTGACCCACTCGATGCTTCGCGAGTTTCCCGTCGTCCGGAAGGGAGCACCCGTGCGGATCATCTATGAAAGCGGTCCGCTCTCCATCGCCACCCTCGGCGTGAGCGAGGAGGACGGACAGGACGGGAGCATGGTCCGGGTGAGGAATACCTCCTCCCGGAAGATCCTTCATGCCCGGGTGGTCGGGGATGCAACGGTTCAACTCGTATTTTAG
- a CDS encoding EscU/YscU/HrcU family type III secretion system export apparatus switch protein, with amino-acid sequence MNAERPGDKKEKSPLAAALKYDGKPGSAPRVTAKGRGEVAERIIETARLHGVPVQENSALVQFLYRLDVDEEIPVELYRAVAEILAFVYSLDERRRAGL; translated from the coding sequence ATGAACGCGGAACGCCCCGGAGATAAAAAAGAAAAGTCCCCCCTGGCGGCGGCCCTGAAGTACGACGGCAAGCCGGGCTCGGCCCCGCGGGTGACCGCCAAGGGTCGCGGCGAGGTGGCGGAGCGGATCATCGAGACGGCCCGCCTCCACGGAGTCCCGGTTCAGGAAAATTCCGCCCTTGTCCAGTTCCTGTATCGCCTCGACGTTGATGAGGAAATCCCCGTCGAGCTGTATCGGGCCGTCGCGGAGATCCTGGCCTTCGTATACTCCCTGGACGAGCGACGCCGCGCCGGGTTGTAG
- the flgM gene encoding flagellar biosynthesis anti-sigma factor FlgM: protein MKISDTNMQTTQGISSYARGETARPNAEKPAEGGVAVPQERIDLSGKAREVQQLQKAVTEAPEIREDRVNELKSRIQNGTYHVSAEDIASKIVGDTLTDLIR from the coding sequence ATGAAGATCAGCGACACGAACATGCAGACCACGCAGGGCATTTCTTCCTATGCGCGTGGCGAAACCGCCCGGCCCAACGCGGAGAAGCCGGCCGAGGGCGGAGTGGCGGTTCCCCAGGAGCGAATCGATCTTTCCGGAAAGGCCAGAGAGGTTCAGCAGTTGCAGAAGGCGGTCACCGAGGCGCCGGAGATTCGCGAGGACCGGGTGAACGAACTGAAATCCCGGATACAAAATGGTACGTATCATGTCTCAGCGGAGGACATCGCCTCCAAAATCGTTGGCGATACCCTGACGGACCTGATCCGCTGA
- the flgG gene encoding flagellar basal-body rod protein FlgG, translating to MIRSLWIAATGMHAQQLEQDVIANNLANVNTTGFKKSRVDFQDLMYQVSSQSGSETSTGVQLPAGIQVGLGVKAVSVAKNFSQGDYQQTGNSFDWAIEGSGFYQLDNNGTTVYTRAGNFKLDKDGYLCNPEGLRLVPNVQVPSTAVSFTIDSGGTWSYSDSTGASTTGGRITLARFINPAGLTSMGRNLFTTSNSSGDAIVSNPGEEGCGTITQTYLEQSNVNVIDEMVKMIAGQRAYEINSKAIQTADDMLQVANNIKQ from the coding sequence ATGATTCGCTCGCTATGGATCGCGGCTACCGGCATGCACGCCCAGCAGCTGGAGCAGGATGTAATCGCCAACAACCTGGCCAATGTGAACACGACCGGGTTCAAGAAATCCCGCGTCGACTTCCAGGACCTGATGTACCAGGTGTCTTCCCAGTCGGGATCGGAGACCTCGACGGGGGTCCAGCTGCCTGCGGGCATCCAGGTCGGACTGGGCGTCAAGGCCGTCTCGGTGGCCAAGAACTTCAGCCAGGGCGACTACCAGCAGACGGGCAATTCCTTCGACTGGGCCATCGAGGGGAGCGGCTTTTACCAGCTGGACAACAACGGCACCACGGTCTACACGCGGGCCGGGAACTTCAAGCTCGACAAAGATGGATACCTCTGCAATCCCGAGGGATTGAGGCTGGTGCCCAACGTACAGGTGCCGTCGACCGCCGTCAGCTTCACCATCGACAGTGGCGGGACGTGGTCCTATTCCGACAGCACCGGGGCCTCGACGACGGGCGGACGGATCACCCTGGCGCGCTTCATCAATCCCGCGGGCCTCACCAGCATGGGCCGCAACCTCTTCACCACCTCCAACAGCTCGGGCGATGCCATTGTCAGCAATCCCGGCGAAGAGGGGTGCGGAACGATTACGCAGACGTACCTGGAACAGTCGAACGTCAACGTCATCGACGAGATGGTAAAGATGATCGCCGGCCAGCGGGCCTATGAAATCAACTCCAAGGCCATCCAGACGGCGGACGACATGCTGCAGGTGGCCAACAACATCAAGCAGTAG
- a CDS encoding flagellar hook basal-body protein, with product MALDVRDIAAAAVRSIRQLDTVTQNIAHANTPGFKAIHLSYELQSDPVSGSQDPGLEYKPYGRTDFSPGTLMRTGGALDIAIEGDGFLAVETRQGTAYIRGGSFHINRNNELVTSTGERVLGTSGPITIDGHDIQIGQDGTITVTETSGDGAVATNVGQLRVVTFDRPQNLKKQGDSQYVDPGNAGMQVMADPRVAGQSLEMSNVNAIKEMVNMIELQRTFETYQKVIRTMADQDKQATNQIGKVV from the coding sequence ATGGCACTCGATGTCCGCGACATCGCCGCGGCGGCTGTCCGCAGCATCCGGCAGCTCGATACGGTAACCCAGAACATCGCCCACGCCAACACGCCGGGATTCAAGGCGATCCACCTGAGCTACGAGCTCCAGTCCGACCCGGTCTCCGGGTCGCAGGACCCGGGACTGGAATACAAGCCGTACGGTCGGACGGATTTCTCGCCGGGGACGCTGATGAGGACCGGCGGGGCGCTCGACATCGCCATCGAGGGTGACGGATTCCTGGCGGTGGAGACCCGGCAGGGAACGGCCTACATCCGGGGCGGAAGCTTCCACATCAACCGGAACAACGAGCTGGTCACGTCGACGGGAGAGCGCGTCCTTGGGACTTCGGGTCCCATTACGATCGACGGCCACGATATCCAGATTGGTCAGGACGGGACGATAACCGTCACCGAGACCTCCGGTGACGGGGCAGTGGCCACGAATGTGGGCCAGCTCCGGGTGGTGACCTTCGATCGCCCCCAGAACCTGAAGAAACAGGGAGACAGCCAGTACGTCGATCCGGGAAACGCGGGCATGCAGGTGATGGCGGATCCCCGGGTCGCGGGGCAATCGCTGGAAATGTCCAACGTGAATGCCATCAAGGAAATGGTGAACATGATCGAACTGCAGCGCACGTTCGAAACCTACCAGAAGGTCATCCGGACGATGGCCGACCAGGACAAGCAGGCCACGAACCAGATCGGGAAAGTGGTCTGA
- a CDS encoding flagellar basal body-associated FliL family protein, with protein MAQQKAKLDILDIPLDSDFALETPPPPDSGGDPKPEPAKRPWYRNRWVIAGGLGTGLLGILAAAVLFVWNPLDRGRQPGTTVSSAVRMPAGASAAASLVEEFYVDVKDALGAPKLAVVNLALDPADRKVLPEMNGPDVRKAIHAILSAKTAEVLRAPKEREDLRKEITAGINQVLKRDAVKTVWFSDLNVW; from the coding sequence ATGGCACAGCAAAAGGCCAAACTGGACATTCTGGACATTCCCCTGGACAGCGATTTTGCTCTGGAGACCCCGCCGCCTCCGGATTCCGGAGGGGACCCGAAACCGGAGCCGGCGAAACGGCCCTGGTACAGAAACCGGTGGGTGATCGCGGGAGGTCTCGGCACCGGTCTTCTCGGGATCCTGGCGGCGGCCGTCCTTTTCGTCTGGAACCCGCTGGACCGGGGAAGGCAGCCCGGAACGACGGTTTCCAGTGCGGTCAGGATGCCCGCCGGGGCGTCCGCGGCGGCGTCCCTGGTCGAGGAGTTCTACGTCGACGTGAAGGATGCCTTGGGAGCGCCGAAGCTGGCGGTGGTCAACCTTGCGCTGGATCCGGCGGACCGGAAGGTCCTTCCCGAGATGAACGGACCGGACGTCCGGAAGGCGATCCATGCGATCCTGTCTGCGAAAACGGCGGAAGTGCTGAGAGCGCCCAAGGAAAGGGAAGACCTCCGGAAGGAGATCACCGCCGGCATCAACCAAGTCCTGAAACGCGATGCCGTCAAAACCGTCTGGTTTTCGGATCTCAATGTGTGGTGA
- a CDS encoding flagellar protein FlgN produces MNGLSLDDAGQRKRFLEVLPLLIANLRDELRRIEALHACLLREREILCGGSPQVLAQSNSDKEQALLDLEATRSLRSPLLTELSDLSGIPSDQMSVRMLASLAPPLARRELTTLGQALRKLAEAIRTLNDRNRGLIENSRQHVKSWLTFLLGAATTAPCYANSGDIPQAGIKGRFFRTEG; encoded by the coding sequence ATGAACGGTCTTTCCCTTGACGATGCCGGGCAGCGGAAGCGTTTCCTGGAGGTTCTCCCCCTGCTGATCGCCAATCTGCGGGACGAGCTGCGAAGGATCGAGGCCCTGCATGCCTGCCTGCTCCGGGAAAGGGAGATCCTCTGCGGCGGATCCCCCCAGGTCCTGGCGCAGAGCAACAGCGACAAGGAACAGGCTCTCCTGGACCTGGAGGCGACCCGCTCCCTCCGCTCGCCCCTCCTGACGGAATTGTCCGATCTTTCTGGCATTCCGTCGGATCAGATGTCCGTCCGGATGCTGGCCTCCCTGGCGCCGCCACTGGCCCGGCGGGAGCTGACCACCCTTGGGCAGGCGCTCCGGAAACTGGCAGAAGCAATCCGGACGCTCAATGATCGCAACCGCGGACTCATCGAAAACTCGCGCCAGCACGTAAAAAGCTGGCTCACATTTCTTCTCGGCGCGGCCACTACCGCTCCCTGTTATGCAAATTCTGGGGACATCCCCCAGGCGGGGATCAAAGGGCGGTTCTTCCGCACGGAGGGTTGA
- a CDS encoding flagellar hook-length control protein FliK, with translation MKLISLNDPSVTPVSPVNRTRPAGLSLLSVGERVEALVLEVRERGLLLLDIGGNRVLAETKQTLGEGARFAARVTQNSPQIVLQVLAGDAPAGQESLPESLGIFRSRPGLLGDMFRQLSTLVESLADTLPGDMPPQLAAARSSLQGLLSSLISPGSGKQSSAGAGEAQAGLPAPADGDGNPVVRLPDGGNVPEKAAPGTLRESLVRLAEAAEREMAAMDAGAPGRKSLEQAASTARSALETLDVHRDVNILSRREGGPFVLQVPAAFPGGIRVQDLFLYPEGGQEGGGGEDKEAFRMVLCLNMETLGDILVDARLAAGRMSGTLRCGTEEVREYLQSGLDDLRERLAASGFPDAGIVCLTDHDIARTILDRKQSLPIFQRDAVNLYA, from the coding sequence ATGAAACTCATATCCCTCAACGATCCTTCGGTAACTCCCGTATCTCCGGTAAATCGAACCCGGCCGGCCGGCCTTTCCCTGCTCTCGGTCGGCGAGCGGGTGGAGGCGCTGGTTCTCGAAGTCCGCGAGAGGGGCCTGCTGCTTCTGGACATCGGGGGCAACCGGGTCCTGGCGGAGACGAAGCAGACCCTGGGCGAAGGCGCACGGTTTGCCGCCCGGGTCACCCAGAACTCCCCGCAGATCGTGCTCCAGGTTCTGGCGGGCGATGCTCCGGCCGGACAGGAATCCCTCCCGGAGTCTCTCGGTATCTTTCGCAGCCGGCCCGGTCTCCTGGGGGACATGTTCCGGCAGCTGTCCACCCTGGTCGAGTCCCTGGCAGACACCCTTCCAGGAGATATGCCCCCGCAGCTGGCGGCGGCACGGAGCAGCCTGCAGGGTCTCCTTTCCTCGCTTATTTCCCCCGGCTCCGGGAAGCAGTCGTCCGCGGGTGCCGGCGAGGCCCAGGCAGGGCTCCCAGCGCCGGCGGACGGTGACGGGAATCCCGTGGTCCGTCTCCCCGACGGAGGAAATGTTCCGGAAAAAGCAGCCCCGGGAACGCTCCGGGAATCACTGGTGCGCCTGGCCGAGGCGGCCGAGCGGGAGATGGCGGCCATGGATGCCGGCGCTCCCGGTCGGAAAAGCCTGGAGCAGGCGGCATCCACCGCCCGGTCGGCCCTGGAGACCCTCGATGTTCACCGGGATGTCAATATTTTGTCGCGCCGGGAGGGCGGACCGTTTGTGCTTCAGGTCCCCGCGGCGTTTCCCGGCGGGATCCGGGTCCAGGACCTCTTCCTCTATCCCGAGGGCGGACAGGAGGGGGGCGGGGGGGAAGACAAAGAGGCCTTCCGGATGGTCCTCTGCCTCAACATGGAAACCCTCGGGGACATCCTGGTGGATGCCCGGCTGGCCGCGGGGAGGATGAGCGGAACCCTGCGCTGCGGCACGGAAGAGGTCCGGGAGTATCTCCAGTCCGGACTGGACGACCTCCGTGAGCGCCTGGCGGCGTCGGGATTCCCCGACGCGGGGATCGTCTGCCTGACGGACCACGACATTGCCCGGACCATCCTGGACAGAAAGCAGTCCCTGCCCATCTTTCAGAGAGACGCCGTCAATCTGTACGCCTGA